Part of the Mauremys mutica isolate MM-2020 ecotype Southern chromosome 1, ASM2049712v1, whole genome shotgun sequence genome is shown below.
ATAAAGCCTCATGGTAAGTATTTGTTAGGTTATACCAAAGTATCATTAAGAATAACTCTTGCTTCTCACACGGGGGCAAACCCTACCCTCTGTTAGGAATTCACCGCGCACAGGAGTACCAGTGCATTTCTGCTGCATCAAAGGTAAGAAGACAAGAATAGTTTTCATGCACGTCTTGACACACAGAATGTCTCTGCTTTTTAAATCTAAAGTTGCTTCTATTCCAATCCCTTTCTTTACTAATGGTTTATTCCGGAAGTGCTTATCTGTGCAGAAATGAAGGATTGTCGATTGCCTCATCTCTCCTTGCTTCGGACAGGAGGAAATGGGGATATTTCAGTGTCTTGCTTCTCACAAACATGGAGCACAGAGGTTGAGTTCAGGGTGCTGTACAGGCTTGCACCCACAGTCACTGAAGAAACCTAGCTCCTTAGTCTTGTTGCTGTCTCCCTGCAGAGAAGTTTCACTCTATGTACACTGCAGCCCTTGTTTTGGGAGCTGACACATTTGCCAGCATCGGGTATGCCATTAAAAATACCATATTATTTTGAAAGGTAGTGAAAATCACCCCATGTGGCGATAAATGCTACAAAATAAGAGTTGTGTAGACCTACACAATAATGGTAAACagaatgggagaggccaggacgAGACAAACTAAACTCACAAATATAACACAGTATTATTATCAACATACAGATGATCTGTGCTTCACTGTGCGTGCATCAATTCTGTTTGCCCAGCTGAACCTCTGGGAATGTCTTAGAACCCTGTGATGTCACAGGTGGAGATGTTTGAAAGGGACATAGGTCAAACTTTCCCCAAAATCTAGGTTTTGTAAAAACTTGGTTATACAACACCAAAAACCAGTAGAAAAAGTTCCATGGCTTTGTTCAAAACCAACAGACATTCCCATACTATAaagataaatgatctggaaaggatATCTGTACTTATTTAGATAAAGTTTTTATTTCTGGAGGGTGTATTTGAGTTTTTAAGAGACAACTCCTCTTTTCAGCACACATCCCAGAAAATGACTCTGTCCACTGAGGAACCCTACAGAAGGAAGGAAACCTACATGCATTCAATATATGGGAGGATTGGCTGACAGACGTGCAGTTGCAGAATCAGTCGTTGTCttcccatttcccccaccccaatgctGGGACACACGTTGCACTCTGTGTGTTTGGCTTGCAGATCCCCTTCGTGGGCTCCACACAGCCTGCCTTCCCCCAGTGCAGTGGAACCATATTGCTTCTGTTGCATTCAAGGCCCTCCTAACCTGTAGGTAGGACTCTTTCCCTAGGAATTTTGAGACTTCTTCATTCATACCAATTTAAAGTAGAAAGGAGAACAAAGTTCCTATCAAAAGTTCCATGCCCCAGTTTTGCAAACACTGCTGAGGGGAGGGTTTACTGTTGTACGTAGGCCCATTTTtgttgttgggatttttttttaatgggattaTTCATGGAAGCATAGTgtttgtttgcaggatcaggatttgTTTGGTTGTTCAGAAATATCCCTATTTAAAATTGTAGCGGTGGGACATGTCAAATATTTGCTAGCAATTCTATTACATCCAACAGTgtcttttggtttggtttttaaactgTTGTTCTGAAAAATAATCACCATACATAGATCTTCGTGGAGCACTTTTCAGGATCAAGACCTAATATTGTATGGGcatgtttattttttatatatatttatttatttataattttcttttaatagGCAGAGTAGTGAATGTATCTAGCATGGTAAGTGGATCAGCTCTCGCAAGATGTAGCCAGGATCTGCAGCAGAAGTTTCGTAGTGACACAATCACTGAGGAGGAGTTAGTGAAACTCATGACAAAGTTTGTGGAGGATACCAAGAACGGAGTGCATGAGAAGGCGGGCTGGCCAAATACTGCTTACGGTGTGTCCAAAATTGGAGTCACGGTCTTGTCCAGAATCCAGGCCCGAATGTTGAACAAGGAAAGGAAAGCTGATCGAATTCTTCTAAATGCCTGTTGCCCTGGATGGGTGAGAACCGACATGGCAGGTCCCAATGCCACGAAAAGTCCAGATGAGGGAGCCGAGACTCCAGTTTATTTAGCCCTTTTAGCCCCTGATGCTGATGGGCCTCATGGGCAGTTCGTTAGTGAAAAGAAAGTGCAAGAGTGGTAAAATTGCCTTGACAAACCTTTATTTGTATATGTGAGATGCAGTCCAGAAACAATATCAGATATTACTGATTTATTGTGGGTATCAATAATTAAGCATCTGTATATGTCTTTGCCATTTCTAGTATCTTATTAGGGTTTATAGAATACACATAAGGTGTCTGCTATTGCAAAATAATTGCAGTTTGGAATAGTGCATTAATTAAACTGTATGCCttaatttagtttttaaaagtatgaaaaatgttgaaataaagTGTAGTTTAATAAGCTAAAATGCATTTGTTGAAATTTATATTCTCtttagtggggtgggggggatgggaagaggtcTGTTGTTCTTTTTAGTGATTTCACATACTGTTCCTGGTGAGATTATGATGTCTATTTGATCTTAAAAGTAACCATATCAGTCTGGAATAGAGAGTCGTTCCATTTTAAGTGAGATGGCAAAGATGGATGACTTGGTGAAACCGTTCCTACAAACCATTATATTCTCAGCCCAGAAGTCCCCAAGAGACTGCATATGCTGTTTAGTTAAATGCTTCTTCAAACTCTTCAGTATGTAGGGCctcattctgctcccactgaagtcagcggcaaaatcccattgacttcaatgagagtaggATCCAGCCGGGACACTTAATCTTCTGAAGCTAAAGAGTAGCTTGCTAATTCATAGTAAAGGCTTGGAGATACTAGATCTATAGTCAGATTCACCCTGAGAGTAATTTTTAGTCCATTGTAAATTAAATCACATTTTGTGGTGTTCTCATGCCCACAATGAATTAATAAAGTCAGGTAGTCATAGCCTTTTGTCCACAGCTTCAGAATACATTAACCTAGTTCCTGTGGCAACAAAAAAAATAGGATAACATTTATTGCTGATTTTCACCTCACTCTTCTAATAATACAAAACATGAACAGTTTAACTGCTTGATAAGTGCcatgtaaacaaaaaaaaaaataatttattgcaGCTCTATGTTGAATTCCCTGACCAATACACCCAAGAGAAGCAGTGAGAACTtctttttttaagtatttttataaTTCTTTGTCCCAAACTTTCATCCCCAGGCTTCTATGCACAGATCGAGTTGTAAGGATAGCAGGTAAACCTGATTTATCAGGATTATTTTAGATAGTCCCTGTCCTAATGAAGTTACAATCTTTTACTATGCATTTGTACAATGGGCCTTACATTTATGCCTAACACGGTGACACTTTTGACTGAGGCTCacgagccacaagtggctctttaatgtggcTCTGCAGCACAGGATATTAAAACgcagtgtgatttaattattagccCATCAGGAGGCTTTTACTGTGTTAACGACCAATTAAGTTATCAACTTGCACTAAGTTGTTAACTTATTTACTGTGAGAATATTCTAGATatataaaactaaatatttcccctgtcattcatactactgtggctcttcttggtaatgt
Proteins encoded:
- the LOC123362111 gene encoding carbonyl reductase [NADPH] 1-like; translation: MSSTPVALVTGANKGIGFAIVRALCKHFTGDVYLTARDPGRGQAAVTKLQEEGLNPLFHQLDIDDLQSIRTLRDFLKEKYGGLNVLVNNAGIAFKVADTTPFAMQAEVTMRTNFFATRDVCTELLPLIKPHGRVVNVSSMVSGSALARCSQDLQQKFRSDTITEEELVKLMTKFVEDTKNGVHEKAGWPNTAYGVSKIGVTVLSRIQARMLNKERKADRILLNACCPGWVRTDMAGPNATKSPDEGAETPVYLALLAPDADGPHGQFVSEKKVQEW